The following coding sequences lie in one Klebsiella huaxiensis genomic window:
- the cobD gene encoding threonine-phosphate decarboxylase CobD, translating into MALLKSAHGGNVREAAALLGISAEQLLDFSANINPLGMPESLKRAIIDNMACAERYPDVEYQQLHLALAEHHQVPASWILAGNGETEAIFTLVQGLKPRQAMIVTPGFAEYRRALQSVDCAVREFLLHEEDGWQLTGAILDALTPDLDCLFLCTPNNPTGLLPDSRLLALIAERCRLLEISLILDEAFIDFIPDESGFIPLLRDNPHVWVLRSLTKFYAIPGLRLGYLVNGDEQAVARMRERQMPWSINAFAALAGEIILQDSDYQQKTWLWLEEEGRRFYHQLHHIPGLTIYPGRANYLFLRCDVPDLDLQYAMLQQHILIRSCANYPGLDGRYFRVAIRSQQENTQLLTAFMRVFNE; encoded by the coding sequence ATGGCTCTATTGAAGAGCGCGCATGGCGGAAACGTCCGCGAGGCCGCCGCGCTATTGGGTATCTCTGCGGAACAATTACTGGATTTTAGCGCCAATATTAATCCACTCGGGATGCCGGAAAGTTTAAAGCGCGCCATCATCGATAATATGGCCTGTGCTGAACGCTATCCTGATGTTGAGTATCAGCAACTGCACCTCGCGCTGGCGGAACATCACCAGGTTCCCGCTTCGTGGATCCTCGCTGGAAATGGCGAAACGGAAGCGATCTTTACCCTCGTTCAGGGCCTGAAGCCCCGTCAGGCGATGATTGTCACGCCGGGTTTTGCCGAGTATCGCCGGGCGCTGCAATCGGTCGACTGCGCGGTGCGGGAGTTTCTTCTGCATGAAGAGGATGGTTGGCAGCTGACTGGCGCTATCCTTGATGCCCTGACGCCGGATCTGGACTGTTTATTCCTCTGTACGCCGAACAACCCTACCGGCCTGCTACCCGATAGCCGTCTTCTGGCGTTAATTGCTGAGCGTTGTAGGTTGCTGGAAATCTCGCTGATTCTTGATGAAGCGTTTATCGATTTTATTCCCGACGAGTCGGGGTTTATCCCGCTTCTGCGCGATAACCCGCACGTGTGGGTGTTGCGTTCGCTCACCAAGTTTTATGCCATCCCCGGCCTGCGCCTGGGGTATTTGGTCAATGGTGATGAACAGGCGGTGGCGCGAATGCGCGAGCGACAGATGCCGTGGTCAATTAACGCCTTTGCTGCGCTGGCGGGTGAAATCATTCTTCAGGATAGCGACTATCAGCAGAAAACCTGGCTGTGGCTGGAGGAAGAGGGGCGGCGCTTTTACCATCAACTGCACCACATTCCCGGCCTGACGATTTATCCTGGGCGGGCCAACTATTTGTTTTTGCGTTGCGACGTGCCGGACCTTGATCTGCAATACGCCATGCTGCAGCAGCACATCCTGATCCGCAGTTGCGCCAACTATCCAGGGCTCGACGGGCGCTACTTCCGCGTCGCTATTCGCAGCCAGCAGGAAAACACCCAGCTGCTGACGGCCTTCATGCGGGTATTTAACGAGTAG
- a CDS encoding GHMP family kinase ATP-binding protein, with the protein MAVAQCPASCGELIQGWILGSEKLVSCPVDWYSTVEVDYGSPRADERPLSRAMVDRLLNYWRYPADLSKEIRIDICSTIPVAKGMASSTADIAATAVATAHHLGHPLDEITLAQLCVSLEPTDSTLFRQLTLFDHNTAETQIACHSQPKLDLLVLESPTTLLTTDYHRLPRLEKLHAHSAVLQQAWEKIQQACETDNPRRMGEAATLSAIASQHLLPKPGFDALLTLVEECDLYGINVAHSGSVVGLMLDRERHDIEYLQRRLEEKRLTESWPEQHLLRMVQGGVELR; encoded by the coding sequence GTGGCTGTTGCGCAATGCCCCGCCTCCTGCGGCGAACTCATCCAGGGCTGGATCCTCGGCAGCGAGAAGCTGGTCTCCTGCCCCGTTGACTGGTACAGCACCGTCGAGGTGGACTACGGTTCACCTCGTGCGGATGAGCGTCCGCTTTCACGGGCAATGGTCGACAGGCTACTGAACTACTGGCGCTATCCGGCTGACCTCAGCAAAGAGATTCGTATCGACATTTGCTCCACCATTCCGGTCGCCAAAGGCATGGCCAGCAGCACTGCGGATATCGCCGCAACGGCGGTAGCTACCGCGCATCATCTCGGTCACCCGCTGGATGAAATCACCCTGGCCCAACTGTGCGTTTCTCTGGAACCGACCGACAGCACCCTGTTTCGCCAACTGACGCTGTTCGATCACAACACCGCCGAAACGCAAATAGCCTGCCATTCTCAGCCTAAACTCGATCTGCTGGTACTTGAAAGCCCCACCACGCTGCTGACCACTGATTATCACCGCCTTCCCCGACTTGAAAAGCTGCACGCTCATTCTGCCGTTCTGCAACAGGCTTGGGAGAAAATCCAGCAGGCCTGTGAGACGGATAATCCGCGACGGATGGGTGAGGCTGCGACGCTCAGCGCCATCGCCAGCCAGCACCTGCTGCCAAAACCGGGGTTTGATGCGCTGTTGACGCTGGTAGAAGAGTGCGATTTATACGGCATTAACGTGGCGCACAGCGGTAGCGTTGTTGGCCTGATGCTCGACCGTGAACGTCACGATATTGAGTATTTGCAGCGGCGGCTGGAAGAGAAGCGGCTTACCGAATCCTGGCCCGAGCAGCATCTGCTGCGCATGGTGCAGGGCGGCGTCGAATTGCGCTAA
- a CDS encoding acetate/propionate family kinase, protein MSYKIMAINAGSSSLKFQLLEMPQGETLCQGLIERIGMANAQVTIKTPAQKWQESAPIADHREAVTLLLEKLLGYQIIQSLQDIDGVGHRVAHGGERFKDSTPVTDETLAEIERLAELAPLHNPVNALGIKVFRQLLPDTPSVAVFDTAFHQTLDERAFIYPLPWRYYSELGIRRYGFHGTSHKYVSATLAEKLGVPLSALRVVCCHLGNGSSVCAIKGGRSVNTSMGFTPQSGVMMGTRSGDIDPSILPWLALHEGKTPEQLNLLLNNESGLLGVSGVSHDYRDVEQAADGGNQRATLALTLFAERIRATIGSYIMQMGGLDALIFTGGIGENSARARSAICHNLYFLGLSVDEEKNQHNATFIQGENAVVKVAVINTNEELMIARDVMRLALPEAQTLTVSA, encoded by the coding sequence ATGTCTTACAAAATAATGGCCATTAACGCCGGCAGCTCATCATTAAAATTCCAGCTGCTGGAAATGCCGCAGGGCGAGACGCTCTGTCAGGGACTGATTGAACGTATCGGCATGGCCAACGCTCAGGTAACAATAAAAACCCCTGCACAAAAATGGCAGGAGTCAGCGCCGATCGCCGATCATCGCGAAGCCGTTACTCTGCTGCTGGAAAAACTCCTTGGCTACCAGATTATTCAAAGCCTGCAGGATATCGACGGAGTCGGCCACCGCGTGGCGCACGGCGGGGAACGTTTTAAAGATTCGACACCGGTCACCGATGAAACCTTAGCGGAAATTGAGCGTCTGGCTGAACTCGCCCCACTGCATAACCCGGTTAATGCGTTGGGAATCAAAGTGTTCCGCCAACTGCTGCCCGATACGCCGTCGGTCGCGGTATTTGATACCGCTTTTCACCAGACGCTGGATGAGCGCGCGTTTATTTATCCGCTGCCCTGGCGCTACTACAGCGAGTTGGGCATTCGTCGCTACGGCTTCCACGGCACCAGCCATAAGTACGTGAGCGCGACGCTGGCGGAGAAGCTGGGCGTACCGCTGAGCGCGCTGCGCGTGGTGTGCTGCCATCTTGGTAACGGTAGCAGCGTTTGCGCCATCAAAGGCGGGCGTTCCGTGAACACTTCGATGGGCTTTACGCCGCAGTCCGGGGTGATGATGGGCACCCGCAGCGGCGATATCGACCCGTCGATTTTACCGTGGCTGGCGCTGCATGAGGGCAAAACGCCGGAGCAGCTCAACCTATTGTTAAACAACGAATCGGGCCTGCTTGGCGTCTCCGGCGTCTCCCATGACTATCGCGATGTCGAACAGGCTGCTGACGGCGGCAATCAACGGGCAACCCTGGCGCTGACGCTCTTTGCCGAGCGCATTCGCGCCACCATCGGCAGCTATATCATGCAGATGGGCGGCCTGGACGCGCTGATCTTTACCGGCGGCATCGGCGAAAACTCGGCCCGCGCCAGAAGCGCCATCTGCCATAACCTGTATTTTCTCGGGCTGTCGGTCGATGAAGAGAAAAACCAGCATAACGCCACCTTTATTCAGGGTGAGAACGCGGTCGTCAAAGTGGCAGTCATTAATACTAATGAAGAGTTGATGATTGCCCGCGACGTTATGCGTCTCGCGCTTCCCGAAGCGCAGACGTTAACCGTTTCAGCCTGA
- the pduV gene encoding propanediol utilization protein PduV, giving the protein MKRLMFIGPSQCGKTSLTQSLHGEALHYKKTQAIEWSPMAIDTPGEYLENRCLYSALLTSACEADVIALVLNADAQWSPFSPGFTAPMNRPTIGLVTKADLAEPQRISLVAEWLTQAGAQQIFITSALNHSGLDAVLDFLNSKEPLCLTK; this is encoded by the coding sequence ATGAAGCGTTTGATGTTTATCGGCCCCAGCCAGTGCGGAAAAACCTCGCTGACCCAAAGCCTGCACGGCGAAGCGCTCCATTATAAGAAAACTCAGGCCATTGAATGGTCGCCGATGGCCATCGACACGCCGGGTGAATATCTGGAGAACCGCTGCCTGTATAGCGCCCTGCTGACCAGCGCCTGCGAGGCCGACGTCATCGCGCTGGTGCTGAATGCCGACGCCCAGTGGTCGCCCTTTTCTCCGGGTTTTACCGCCCCGATGAACCGACCGACGATTGGCCTGGTCACCAAGGCTGATCTGGCCGAGCCGCAACGTATTTCGCTGGTTGCGGAGTGGCTTACGCAGGCTGGAGCACAGCAGATTTTTATCACCAGCGCGTTGAATCACTCGGGTCTCGACGCCGTGCTGGATTTTCTGAATTCGAAGGAACCTTTATGTCTTACAAAATAA
- the pduU gene encoding propanediol utilization microcompartment protein PduU: MERQPTTDRMIQEYVPGKQVTLAHLIANPGKDLFKKLGLPDAVSAIGILTITPSEASIIACDIATKSGAVEIGFLDRFTGAVVLTGDVSAVEYALKQVTRTLGEMMQFTTCSITRT; this comes from the coding sequence ATGGAAAGACAACCGACAACGGATCGCATGATTCAGGAATACGTGCCGGGAAAACAGGTCACCCTCGCGCACCTGATTGCCAATCCTGGGAAAGATCTCTTTAAGAAACTGGGCCTGCCGGATGCGGTTTCCGCCATTGGCATCCTTACCATCACACCGAGCGAAGCGTCGATTATCGCCTGCGATATCGCCACCAAATCCGGCGCGGTGGAAATTGGTTTTCTCGATCGCTTTACCGGCGCGGTGGTGCTGACCGGCGATGTTTCCGCCGTCGAATATGCCCTCAAGCAGGTGACGCGCACGCTGGGCGAAATGATGCAGTTCACTACCTGTTCGATCACCCGGACGTAA
- the pduT gene encoding propanediol utilization microcompartment protein PduT has protein sequence MSQAIGILELTSIAKGMELGDAMLKSANVDLLVSKTICPGKFLLMLGGDIGALQQAIETGTSLAGEMLVDSMVLANIHPSILPAISGLNSVEKRQAVGIVETWSVAACISAADRAVKASNVTLVRVHMAFGIGGKCYMVVAGDVSDVNNAVTVASESAGEKGLLVYRSVIPRPHEAMWRQMVEG, from the coding sequence ATGTCTCAGGCTATAGGAATTTTAGAACTCACCAGCATCGCCAAAGGCATGGAGCTTGGTGATGCCATGCTGAAAAGCGCCAACGTCGATTTACTGGTCAGCAAGACCATCTGCCCAGGTAAGTTTTTACTGATGCTGGGCGGCGACATCGGCGCGCTCCAGCAGGCCATTGAAACCGGCACGTCGCTGGCTGGCGAGATGCTCGTCGACAGCATGGTGCTGGCGAACATCCATCCCAGTATTCTCCCGGCTATCAGCGGTCTGAACAGCGTCGAAAAACGCCAGGCGGTCGGCATCGTCGAAACCTGGAGCGTAGCGGCCTGCATCAGCGCCGCGGACCGGGCGGTGAAAGCCTCAAACGTCACCCTGGTACGAGTGCATATGGCCTTCGGCATCGGCGGTAAGTGCTACATGGTGGTGGCGGGCGACGTTTCTGACGTCAATAACGCCGTGACGGTTGCCAGCGAAAGCGCGGGCGAAAAAGGGCTGCTGGTTTACCGTTCGGTGATCCCGCGCCCGCATGAAGCCATGTGGCGACAGATGGTGGAGGGATAA
- the pduS gene encoding cobalamin reductase PduS, which translates to MSTAVNAVEMPHSADEIRERVRAAGVVGAGGAGFPAHVKLQAQVEIFLVNAAECEPMLKVDQQLMWQQAARLIRGVQYAMTATGAREGVIALKEKYRRAIDALTPQLPAGIRLHILPDVYPAGDEVLTIWMATGRRVAPAALPASVGVVVNNVQTVLNIARAVEQQFPVTRRTLTVNGAVARPLTVTVPIGMSLREVLALAGGATVDDPGFINGGPMMGGLITSLDNPVTKTTGGLLVLPKNHPLIQRRMQDERTVLSVARTVCEQCRLCTDLCPRHLIGHELSPHLLVRAVNFHQAATPQLLLSALTCSECNVCESVACPVGISPMRINRMLKRELRAQNQRYEGPLNPADEMAKYRLVPVKRLIAKLGLSPWYQEAPLVEDEPSVEKVTLQLRQHIGASAGPTVTVGERVTRGQCVADIPAGALGAPIHASIDGVVSAISEQAITVVRG; encoded by the coding sequence ATGAGTACCGCCGTCAACGCCGTTGAAATGCCCCATAGTGCCGATGAAATTCGCGAGCGCGTTCGCGCAGCGGGCGTTGTGGGTGCGGGCGGCGCAGGTTTTCCCGCTCACGTAAAGCTACAGGCGCAGGTAGAGATTTTTCTGGTGAACGCCGCCGAGTGTGAACCGATGCTCAAAGTTGACCAGCAACTGATGTGGCAGCAGGCCGCGCGTCTTATCCGCGGCGTGCAGTACGCGATGACGGCAACCGGCGCGCGGGAAGGGGTGATAGCCCTGAAAGAAAAATACCGCCGGGCCATCGACGCGCTCACCCCGCAGCTGCCAGCCGGTATCCGCCTGCATATCCTGCCGGATGTTTATCCTGCGGGCGATGAGGTGCTGACTATCTGGATGGCAACCGGTCGCCGGGTCGCCCCGGCTGCGTTACCGGCCAGCGTCGGCGTGGTCGTCAATAACGTGCAAACGGTGCTGAATATTGCCCGGGCGGTCGAGCAGCAGTTTCCGGTCACTCGTCGCACATTGACCGTTAACGGCGCGGTCGCCAGACCGTTGACCGTTACCGTTCCTATCGGCATGTCACTGCGTGAAGTGCTGGCGCTGGCAGGCGGCGCAACGGTCGACGACCCTGGTTTTATTAACGGCGGCCCGATGATGGGTGGCCTGATTACTTCTCTTGATAACCCGGTGACGAAAACTACCGGCGGCCTGCTGGTGCTCCCCAAAAACCATCCGCTTATCCAGCGGAGAATGCAGGACGAGCGCACGGTGCTTTCCGTCGCACGTACCGTCTGCGAACAGTGCCGACTGTGTACCGATCTCTGTCCGCGACACCTGATCGGCCACGAACTCTCTCCGCACCTGCTGGTGCGGGCGGTGAACTTTCATCAGGCGGCTACGCCACAGTTGCTGCTGAGCGCTCTCACCTGTTCAGAATGCAACGTTTGCGAAAGCGTGGCCTGCCCGGTTGGGATCTCGCCGATGCGCATCAACCGCATGTTAAAACGCGAGCTGCGGGCGCAAAACCAGCGCTACGAAGGGCCACTGAATCCGGCCGACGAAATGGCGAAATATCGCCTGGTGCCGGTGAAGCGGCTGATCGCCAAACTAGGACTCAGCCCCTGGTACCAGGAAGCACCGCTGGTTGAAGACGAACCGTCAGTAGAAAAAGTGACTTTACAGCTGCGCCAGCATATCGGTGCCAGCGCGGGGCCGACTGTTACCGTCGGCGAGCGCGTGACGCGTGGGCAATGCGTTGCCGATATCCCGGCAGGCGCATTAGGCGCGCCGATTCACGCCAGCATCGACGGCGTTGTATCGGCCATCAGCGAACAGGCCATCACGGTTGTAAGAGGTTAA
- the pduQ gene encoding 1-propanol dehydrogenase PduQ — protein sequence MNTFSLQTRLYSGQGSLAVLKRFTNKHIWIICDGFLARSPLLDTLRNALPADNRISVFSEITPDPTIHTVVQGIAQMQALQPQVVIGFGGGSAMDAAKAIVWFSQQSGINIETCVAIPTTSGTGSEVTSACVISDPDKGIKYPLFNNALYPDMAILDPELVVSVPPQITANTGMDVLTHALEAWVSPHASDFTDALAEKAAKLVFQYLPTAVEKGDCVATRGKMHNASTLAGMAFSQAGLGLNHAIAHQLGGQFHLPHGLANALLLTTVIRFNAGDPRAAKRYARMAKTCGFCPAEANDIAAINALIQQIELLKQRCALPSLAVALKEGKSDFSARIPAMVQAALADVTLRTNPRPANAETIRELLEELL from the coding sequence ATGAATACTTTCTCACTACAAACGCGGTTGTACAGCGGTCAGGGCAGTCTGGCGGTGCTTAAGCGCTTTACCAACAAGCACATCTGGATAATCTGCGATGGGTTTCTGGCGCGCTCGCCGCTGCTGGATACCCTACGTAACGCGCTGCCCGCAGATAACCGCATCAGCGTCTTTAGCGAGATAACGCCGGACCCCACCATCCACACCGTGGTGCAGGGCATTGCGCAAATGCAGGCTCTACAACCGCAGGTGGTGATCGGTTTCGGCGGCGGCTCGGCAATGGACGCTGCGAAGGCCATCGTCTGGTTTAGCCAGCAGAGCGGGATCAACATCGAAACCTGCGTGGCGATCCCGACCACCAGCGGCACCGGTTCGGAAGTCACCAGCGCCTGCGTGATCAGCGATCCTGATAAAGGTATCAAGTACCCGCTGTTCAACAATGCGCTGTATCCGGATATGGCGATCCTCGATCCGGAGCTGGTGGTCAGCGTACCGCCGCAGATTACCGCCAACACCGGTATGGACGTGCTGACCCATGCCCTGGAGGCCTGGGTGTCACCGCACGCCAGCGACTTTACCGACGCGCTGGCGGAAAAAGCCGCCAAACTGGTGTTCCAGTATCTGCCCACGGCGGTGGAAAAAGGCGACTGCGTAGCGACGCGCGGGAAAATGCATAACGCCTCAACGCTGGCGGGGATGGCGTTCAGCCAGGCCGGGCTGGGGCTTAATCACGCGATCGCTCACCAGCTCGGCGGACAGTTTCATCTGCCGCACGGGCTGGCCAATGCGCTGCTGCTTACGACGGTGATCCGCTTTAACGCAGGTGACCCGCGCGCCGCCAAACGCTACGCGCGGATGGCGAAGACCTGTGGTTTTTGCCCGGCAGAAGCTAATGATATCGCGGCGATCAATGCGCTGATTCAGCAAATCGAACTGCTTAAGCAACGCTGCGCCCTTCCCTCACTGGCCGTTGCGCTTAAAGAAGGAAAATCCGATTTTTCCGCGCGCATTCCAGCGATGGTGCAGGCAGCGCTGGCTGACGTCACCCTACGCACTAACCCGCGTCCGGCTAATGCCGAAACCATTCGGGAACTGCTGGAGGAACTGCTATGA
- the pduP gene encoding CoA-acylating propionaldehyde dehydrogenase PduP: protein MNTSELETLIRTILSEQLTPEQTPSQPQGKGIFQSVSEAIDAAHQAFLRYQQCPLKTRSAIISAMRQELTPLLASLAEESANETGMGNKEDKFLKNKAALDNTPGVEDLTTTALTGDGGMVLFEYSPFGVIGSVAPSTNPTETIINNSISMLAAGNSVYFSPHPGAKKVSLKLISLIEEIAFRCCGIRNLVVTVAEPTFEATQQMMAHPRIAVLAITGGPGIVAMGMKSGKKVIGAGAGNPPCIVDETADLVKAAEDIINGASFDYNLPCIAEKSLIVVESVADRLVQQMQTFGALLLSPADTDKLRAACLPEGQANKKLVGKSPSAMLEAAGIAVPAKAPRLLIGIVNADDPWVTSEQLMPMLPVVKVSDFDSALTLALKVEEGLHHTAIMHSQNVSRLNLAARTLQTSIFVKNGPSYAGIGVGGEGFTTFTIATPTGEGTTSARTFARSRRCVLTNGFSIR, encoded by the coding sequence ATGAATACTTCTGAACTCGAAACCCTCATTCGCACCATTCTCAGCGAGCAACTGACCCCGGAACAAACTCCGAGCCAGCCTCAGGGCAAAGGGATCTTCCAGTCCGTGAGCGAAGCCATCGACGCCGCGCACCAGGCGTTCTTACGTTACCAGCAGTGCCCGCTGAAAACGCGCAGCGCCATCATCAGCGCAATGCGTCAGGAGCTGACGCCGCTTCTCGCCTCGCTGGCGGAAGAGAGCGCCAATGAAACGGGAATGGGCAACAAAGAAGATAAATTCCTCAAAAACAAGGCTGCGCTGGACAACACGCCGGGCGTGGAAGACCTCACCACCACCGCGCTGACCGGTGACGGCGGCATGGTGCTCTTTGAATACTCGCCGTTTGGCGTCATCGGTTCGGTCGCCCCAAGCACCAACCCGACGGAAACCATCATCAACAACAGCATCAGCATGTTGGCGGCGGGCAACAGCGTCTACTTTAGCCCGCATCCGGGCGCGAAAAAGGTCTCTCTCAAGCTTATCAGCCTGATTGAAGAGATCGCTTTTCGCTGCTGCGGCATCCGCAACCTGGTGGTTACCGTCGCAGAGCCAACTTTCGAAGCCACCCAGCAGATGATGGCCCACCCGCGAATCGCGGTACTGGCCATTACTGGTGGCCCGGGCATTGTGGCAATGGGCATGAAGAGCGGTAAGAAGGTGATTGGCGCTGGCGCGGGCAACCCGCCTTGTATCGTTGATGAAACGGCCGATCTGGTGAAAGCAGCGGAAGATATCATCAACGGCGCGTCATTCGATTACAACCTGCCCTGCATTGCCGAGAAGAGTCTGATCGTAGTGGAGAGCGTCGCCGACCGACTGGTACAGCAAATGCAAACCTTCGGTGCGCTGCTGCTAAGCCCTGCCGATACCGACAAACTCCGCGCCGCCTGCCTGCCAGAAGGCCAGGCCAATAAAAAACTGGTCGGCAAGAGCCCATCAGCCATGCTGGAAGCCGCCGGGATCGCCGTTCCTGCTAAAGCGCCTCGTCTGCTGATTGGCATCGTCAACGCCGACGATCCGTGGGTGACCAGCGAACAACTGATGCCGATGCTGCCGGTGGTGAAAGTCAGCGATTTCGATAGCGCGCTGACGCTGGCGCTGAAGGTTGAAGAGGGTCTGCATCACACCGCGATCATGCACTCGCAGAACGTGTCGCGCCTGAACCTCGCAGCGCGCACCCTGCAAACCTCAATATTCGTTAAAAACGGCCCATCCTATGCCGGGATCGGCGTCGGCGGCGAAGGGTTTACCACCTTCACTATCGCCACGCCAACCGGTGAAGGGACCACGTCGGCGCGAACCTTTGCTCGCTCGCGGCGCTGTGTGCTGACCAACGGCTTCTCCATCCGCTAA
- the pduO gene encoding two-domain cob(I)yrinic acid a,c-diamide adenosyltransferase PduO produces the protein MAIYTRTGDAGTTSLFTGQRVSKTHPRVEAYGTLDELNAALSLCACAAADESHRILLEAIQQQIFWFSAELASDSEQPSPKQRYISSEEISALEAAIDRAMARVEPLHSFILPGRCEAASRLHFARTLARRAERRLVELAAEINVRQVLMRYINRLSDCLYALARAEDSDAHQNDIIREISKRYLAASQPPRLKETTPMALSFHDLHQLTRSAVERAQQLQVPVVVSIVDAHGTETVTWRMPDALLVSSELAPKKAWTAVAMKTATHELSDVVQPGAALYGLESHLQGKVVTFGGGYALWRDGLLIGGLGISGGSVEQDMDIALAAIAAINVGTHQ, from the coding sequence ATGGCGATTTATACCCGAACAGGTGACGCCGGTACCACATCGTTATTTACCGGCCAGCGGGTGAGCAAAACCCACCCTCGCGTCGAAGCCTACGGCACGCTGGATGAGCTGAACGCAGCGCTAAGCCTGTGCGCCTGCGCCGCTGCGGATGAAAGCCATCGCATCTTACTCGAGGCCATCCAGCAGCAAATTTTCTGGTTTAGCGCCGAACTGGCCAGCGACAGCGAGCAGCCGTCGCCCAAACAGCGCTACATCAGCAGCGAAGAGATTTCGGCTCTGGAAGCCGCTATTGATCGGGCGATGGCCCGCGTCGAGCCGCTGCACAGTTTTATTTTACCCGGTCGCTGCGAAGCCGCGAGCCGCCTACATTTTGCCCGTACGCTGGCCCGCCGGGCCGAACGCCGCCTGGTTGAGCTGGCCGCAGAAATCAACGTACGCCAGGTGCTGATGCGCTACATCAATCGCTTATCAGACTGCCTGTATGCCCTGGCTCGCGCTGAAGATAGCGATGCGCACCAGAACGATATCATCCGTGAAATCAGCAAACGCTATCTGGCTGCCAGCCAGCCCCCCCGCCTCAAGGAGACGACGCCTATGGCTCTCTCGTTTCACGACCTCCACCAGTTGACTCGCTCCGCCGTAGAACGCGCCCAGCAGCTACAGGTGCCGGTGGTGGTCAGCATTGTTGACGCACATGGTACGGAAACCGTCACCTGGCGAATGCCGGATGCGCTGCTGGTCAGCAGCGAACTGGCACCAAAAAAAGCCTGGACCGCAGTCGCTATGAAAACGGCAACCCATGAACTGAGCGATGTCGTTCAGCCGGGCGCCGCGCTTTATGGCCTGGAAAGTCATTTACAGGGAAAAGTCGTTACCTTTGGCGGCGGTTACGCTCTGTGGCGTGACGGTCTGTTGATTGGGGGTCTGGGCATCAGCGGCGGCAGCGTTGAGCAGGACATGGATATAGCACTGGCTGCCATTGCGGCCATTAACGTGGGAACTCATCAATGA
- the pduN gene encoding propanediol utilization microcompartment protein PduN, translating to MHLARVTGAVVSTQKSPSLVGKKLLLVRRVSADGELPASPTSGDEVAVDSVGAGVGELVLLSGGSSARHVFSGPNEAIDLAVVGIVDTLSR from the coding sequence ATGCATCTGGCACGAGTCACGGGCGCGGTTGTCTCCACGCAAAAATCGCCCTCCCTGGTAGGGAAAAAGCTGCTGCTGGTACGTCGGGTCAGCGCCGATGGCGAACTTCCCGCATCACCAACGTCAGGCGATGAAGTTGCCGTTGACTCCGTCGGCGCAGGGGTCGGCGAACTGGTGCTGCTTAGCGGCGGCTCCAGCGCCAGACATGTCTTTTCCGGGCCCAATGAGGCCATTGACCTCGCCGTTGTCGGCATTGTAGATACGCTTTCGCGTTAA
- the pduM gene encoding microcompartment protein PduM: MNGEILQRIVEEIVSRLQRRAHSTATLSVAQLREADSRSLFCQHASLRILLIDLPLLGQLAEAETDDPVAGKIHDALAFGIRVQLSVHSQLLPVIPVKKLARLPVMFTDEHGLALTLHAGSLLSYRDVASLGKGRLVLHRKCIVTALAHEAASARNIQLIKQE, translated from the coding sequence ATGAACGGCGAAATTCTGCAGCGCATTGTTGAGGAGATTGTCTCCCGGCTGCAGCGTCGCGCCCACAGCACGGCGACACTGAGCGTTGCGCAGTTGCGTGAAGCGGACAGCCGAAGCCTGTTCTGTCAGCACGCGTCGTTGCGCATTCTGCTCATCGACCTGCCGCTGCTGGGCCAGCTTGCTGAAGCGGAAACCGACGACCCCGTCGCCGGGAAAATTCACGACGCCCTGGCTTTCGGCATCCGCGTACAGCTCTCCGTGCATAGCCAGCTACTGCCGGTTATCCCGGTAAAAAAACTGGCTCGTCTACCGGTGATGTTCACCGACGAGCACGGGCTGGCGCTGACTCTGCACGCCGGTTCGCTGCTGAGCTATCGCGATGTCGCAAGCCTTGGCAAAGGACGCCTGGTTCTCCATCGCAAATGCATCGTGACCGCCCTGGCGCATGAAGCGGCAAGCGCGCGGAATATTCAATTAATTAAGCAGGAGTAA